From a single Anaerolineaceae bacterium oral taxon 439 genomic region:
- a CDS encoding lantibiotic ABC transporter permease, whose product MLNLVLCEFTKLKRKKIVLLIILSAFLFPVPLTAFMTLPFPIESEAANFNEYFSYVMGYGVELLLPCVIGITAANLFFMERDHDTFKNLRVIPVTSTQMVLAKIIVLFLFGILFSLASAVAAFLCGGFTPGAEVTGIFYKLVLALEMGAFITGGTLPLVVLVVFFSKTYIFSILLCVFYSVLSLTAEASFGALPKLLCWLMPIPLTTLWSAGNMIQHGVRENIEALERLFPSTAQTVAILSVMAFLSVMLIDYLYKVRRDE is encoded by the coding sequence TTGCTTAATCTTGTGCTTTGTGAATTCACAAAATTAAAACGCAAAAAAATTGTTTTACTGATCATACTTTCTGCTTTCCTGTTTCCTGTTCCGCTCACAGCGTTCATGACGCTGCCCTTTCCGATTGAAAGCGAGGCGGCTAATTTCAATGAGTATTTCAGTTATGTGATGGGATATGGCGTAGAGCTACTGCTGCCCTGTGTGATCGGCATTACTGCCGCGAACCTGTTTTTTATGGAACGCGATCATGATACTTTTAAAAATTTGCGGGTGATTCCGGTCACAAGCACACAGATGGTCCTTGCAAAAATTATTGTTTTATTCCTTTTCGGAATATTATTCAGTTTAGCTTCAGCCGTTGCCGCGTTCCTTTGCGGGGGTTTTACACCGGGCGCGGAGGTCACAGGGATATTCTATAAATTGGTATTGGCGTTAGAAATGGGGGCCTTTATTACGGGCGGAACTTTGCCCTTAGTTGTTCTTGTCGTTTTCTTCAGTAAAACCTATATCTTTTCTATTTTGCTCTGCGTATTTTACAGCGTTTTGAGTTTGACGGCGGAAGCCAGTTTCGGCGCGCTGCCCAAATTATTGTGCTGGCTCATGCCAATTCCTCTGACAACGCTTTGGAGCGCGGGAAATATGATTCAACATGGCGTACGCGAAAATATAGAAGCGTTAGAGCGTCTGTTTCCGTCTACAGCTCAGACCGTTGCTATTTTAAGCGTTATGGCATTCCTGTCTGTCATGCTGATCGATTACCTGTATAAAGTGAGGAGAGATGAATAA
- a CDS encoding bacitracin ABC transporter ATP-binding protein, whose amino-acid sequence MDEFVIETKKLTKKYGHETAIHDVDLHVRKGRIYGLLGRNGAGKTTIMKLLLGLTDPTAGEVLLWEKPLRGNEKKVLPRIGSMVEGPGFYPNLTGTENLRIFATLRGVPTANAVENALRLVGLPYRDKKLFSQYSLGMKQRLAIALAVMHDPELLILDEPINGLDPIGIAEVRAFIRELCDQRGKTVLISSHILSEVALLADDIGIIDHGALLEEGSLAELERRNSRFVQFSVSDMAQAARILERVFNETRFSVQDDYRLRVDCLDLPVGKLVAAFVENGLEVNEAHTCEESLEDYFKRVTGGEGIA is encoded by the coding sequence ATGGACGAATTTGTGATTGAGACGAAAAAGCTGACGAAGAAATACGGGCATGAAACCGCGATTCATGACGTCGATCTCCATGTCCGGAAAGGGCGGATTTACGGGCTTCTCGGGCGGAACGGCGCCGGGAAAACGACAATAATGAAGCTGCTGCTTGGGCTGACGGATCCGACCGCCGGAGAGGTGCTGCTCTGGGAAAAGCCGCTGCGGGGGAACGAGAAAAAAGTTCTGCCCCGGATCGGGTCGATGGTTGAGGGCCCGGGTTTTTATCCGAATCTGACCGGGACGGAAAATCTGCGAATTTTCGCGACGCTGCGCGGCGTTCCGACGGCGAACGCGGTCGAAAACGCGCTGAGGCTGGTCGGGCTTCCGTATCGGGATAAAAAGCTGTTTTCGCAATATTCATTAGGAATGAAGCAGCGCCTGGCGATCGCGCTTGCCGTCATGCATGATCCGGAGCTGCTGATATTGGACGAGCCGATCAACGGTCTCGATCCGATCGGAATCGCGGAAGTCCGCGCTTTTATCCGCGAGCTCTGTGATCAGCGCGGAAAGACGGTCCTGATATCCAGTCATATCCTGTCAGAGGTCGCGTTATTGGCGGACGATATCGGGATTATCGATCATGGCGCGCTGTTGGAAGAAGGCAGCCTTGCGGAACTGGAACGGAGAAACAGTCGTTTCGTACAGTTTTCTGTTTCCGACATGGCGCAGGCGGCGCGGATATTGGAGCGAGTTTTTAACGAAACGCGGTTTTCGGTTCAGGACGATTATCGTTTGCGAGTGGACTGTCTCGATTTACCGGTTGGGAAACTCGTTGCCGCTTTTGTGGAAAATGGACTGGAAGTCAATGAAGCGCATACCTGCGAAGAAAGTCTGGAAGACTATTTCAAACGGGTAACGGGAGGAGAAGGCATTGCTTAA